In a genomic window of Onychostoma macrolepis isolate SWU-2019 chromosome 08, ASM1243209v1, whole genome shotgun sequence:
- the lhx2b gene encoding LIM/homeobox protein Lhx2b yields the protein MNCTGLEVRLTEILGCRSDGNTCYSVSSAATMLFHGLPGGEMHGVMEEMERRGKSDSATISSAIDMGETETNMPSISGDRVALCAGCGGKISDRYYLLAVDKQWHMRCLKCCECKLNLESELTCFSKDGSIYCKEDYYRRFSVQRCARCHLGISASEMVMRARDLVYHLNCFTCTTCNKMLTTGDHFGMKDSLVYCRLHFETLIQGDFPSHFNHTDVAPNKGLGSTGPLGLSYYNGVNTVQKGRPRKRKSPGPGADLAAYNAALSCNENDGDPMDRDSQYSTSQKTKRMRTSFKHHQLRTMKSYFAINHNPDAKDLKQLAQKTGLTKRVLQVWFQNARAKFRRNLLRQENTGVDKASDGSTLPGGTPSGPASEISNASMSPSSTPTTLTDLTNPTMPTVTSVLTSVPGSLDVHECRSPSQSTLTSLF from the exons ATGAACTGCACAGGGCTAGAAGTGCGTCTCACGGAAATCTTGGGTTGCAGATCTGACGGAAACACGTGCTATTCGGTCTCATCTGCGGCAACGATGCTTTTCCACGGTCTGCCTGGAGGCGAGATGCATGGTGTTATGGAAGAAATGGAGCGGAGAGGAAAGAGCGATTCGGCGACTATCAGCTCGGCCATAGATATGGGGGAAACAGAGACG AACATGCCTTCGATCAGCGGGGACCGGGTGGCACTGTGCGCGGGCTGCGGAGGGAAGATCTCTGACCGCTATTACCTGCTCGCCGTGGACAAGCAGTGGCACATGCGCTGTCTGAAGTGCTGCGAGTGTAAACTCAACCTGGAGTCTGAACTCACCTGCTTCAGCAAAGACGGAAGCATCTACTGCAAAGAAGACTATTACAG AAGGTTTTCGGTGCAGAGATGTGCCCGGTGCCACCTCGGGATCTCGGCCTCGGAAATGGTCATGAGGGCCAGGGATTTGGTGTACCACTTGAACTGTTTCACCTGCACGACTTGCAACAAAATGCTGACGACTGGGGACCACTTCGGCATGAAAGACAGTCTGGTGTACTGCAGGCTACACTTTGAAACGCTCATCCAGGGAGACTTCCCCTCGCATTTCAATCACACGGATGTAGCGCCTAATAAAGGACTGGGCAGCACGGGCCCTCTAGGACTGTCTTATTATAACGGCGTGAACACGGTGCAGAAGGGCCGGCCCCGAAAGAGGAAGAGCCCTGGGCCCGGAGCGGACTTGGCGGCTTATAATGCAG CATTGAGCTGCAACGAGAATGACGGCGATCCCATGGACAGAGACTCGCAGTACAGCACTAGCCAGAAGACCAAGCGCATGAGAACGTCATTTAAACACCATCAGCTGAGGACCATGAAGTCGTATTTTGCCATCAACCACAATCCTGACGCCAAGGATCTGAAACAGCTGGCCCAGAAAACAGGCCTCACCAAGCGCGTCCTACAG GTCTGGTTTCAGAACGCTCGGGCCAAGTTCAGACGAAACCTCCTGCGTCAGGAGAACACAGGTGTGGACAAGGCCTCGGATGGGTCGACCCTGCCTGGAGGAACGCCGTCCGGACCGGCCTCGGAGATTTCCAACGCCTCCATGAGCCCATCCAGCACTCCTACGACCCTCACAGACCTGACCAACCCCACAATGCCCACCGTCACCTCTGTACTGACCTCCGTCCCGGGCAGCCTGGACGTTCACGAATGCCGGAGTCCATCGCAGAGCACCTTAACCAGCCTCTTCTGA